A single Triticum dicoccoides isolate Atlit2015 ecotype Zavitan chromosome 2A, WEW_v2.0, whole genome shotgun sequence DNA region contains:
- the LOC119357297 gene encoding protein NRT1/ PTR FAMILY 5.10-like: MSAMADAEAPFLLPAEDDEAAPLAGVSDFRGRPVRRAGSGGWRSALFVCVVEMASSFGYFGVSANLITYLTGPLGHSNAAAAAAVNAWSGTACLMPLLGAFVADSWLGRYRSIILACTLYVLGYGMMTLVTTLQAQQSSPAGDIHSSSRPSSLQVALFYASLYLIPLAQGADKPCGLAFAADQFDADHPKERASRSSLFNWWYFSMAIGISIAVAVVSYIQENVGWGIGFGMLCAIMFCAFFIFLSGTPTYRLYAPIPGAESPFARLGRSLVALARSSSFFRTKGCQDEDGAAKSEEARGVLRLLPIWAACLAYGVAYAQIMTLFNKQGRTLDRRVFGGLELPPAALQTLGPASILLFVPIYDRLLVPALGRATGKPSGLTLLQRVGVGMVVSMGAVIVAALVEGWRLETAREHGLVDDAGATVPMSWAWLVPQYVMMGVADVLTVVGLQEFFYDQMPRELRSLGLALYFSVMGVGGFISSALISFIDRVTRSGGGDGWFADNLNRAHLDYFYWLLAGLSAAELVLFVWLASSYAYNNNHKRIQH; the protein is encoded by the exons ATGTCGGCCATGGCGGACGCCGAGGCCCCCTTCCTGCTGCCCGCTGAAGACGACGAGGCGGCGCCGCTCGCTGGCGTCTCCGACTTCCGCGGCCGCCCGGTGCGCCGCGCCGGCTCCGGCGGCTGGCGCTCCGCCCTCTTCGTCTGCG TGGTGGAGATGGCCAGCAGCTTCGGCTACTTCGGCGTGTCGGCGAACCTGATCACGTACCTGACGGGGCCGCTGGGCCACTCcaacgccgccgcggccgccgccgtcaACGCCTGGTCGGGGACGGCCTGCCTGATGCCGCTGCTGGGCGCCTTCGTCGCCGACTCCTGGCTCGGCCGCTACCGCTCCATCATCCTCGCCTGCACCCTCTACGTCCTG GGATATGGCATGATGACTCTAGTGACCACGCTCCAGGCACAGCAGTCATCGCCGGCCGGCGACATTCATTCCTCTTCCCGCCCTTCGTCGCTGCAGGTGGCCCTCTTCTACGCCTCGCTCTACCTCATTCCTCTCGCACAGGGAGCCGACAAGCCATGCGGCCTCGCCTTCGCCGCTGACCAGTTCGATGCCGACCACCCCAAGGAGCGCGCGTCCCGCAGCTCCCTCTTCAACTGGTGGTACTTCTCGATGGCCATCGGCATCTCCATCGCCGTCGCTGTCGTCAGCTACATCCAGGAGAACGTCGGCTGGGGGATCGGCTTCGGCATGCTCTGTGCCATCATGTTCTGCGCCTTTTTCATCTTCCTCTCCGGCACCCCTACCTACCGCCTCTACGCGCCCATCCCAGGCGCCGAGAGCCCCTTCGCCCGCCTCGGCCGCAGCCTTGTGGCGCTTGCAAGGAGCTCGAGCTTCTTCCGTACAAAAGGATGCCAAGACGAGGATGGCGCGGCCAAGTCGGAGGAGGCGCGTGGCGTGCTGCGACTGCTGCCGATCTGGGCGGCGTGCCTGGCATATGGCGTGGCGTACGCGCAGATCATGACGCTCTTCAACAAGCAAGGACGCACGCTGGACCGACGCGTCTTTGGCGGCCTGGAGCTGCCTCCGGCGGCACTTCAGACGCTGGGACCAGCGAGCATCCTGTTGTTCGTCCCCATCTACGACCGCCTGCTGGTGCCGGCGCTGGGGCGCGCGACGGGCAAGCCATCTGGGCTTACTCTGCTACAGCGCGTGGGCGTGGGCATGGTGGTGTCGATGGGCGCGGTGATCGTGGCAGCACTAGTAGAGGGCTGGCGGCTGGAGacggcgcgggagcacgggctggtGGACGACGCCGGCGCGACGGTGCCGATGAGCTGGGCGTGGCTGGTGCCGCAGTACGTGATGATGGGCGTGGCGGACGTGCTGACAGTGGTGGGCCTGCAGGAGTTCTTCTACGACCAGATGCCCCGCGAGCTGCGCAGCCTCGGGCTGGCGCTCTACTTCAGCGTCATGGGCGTCGGCGGGTTCATCAGCAGCGCCCTCATCTCCTTTATCGACCGTGTCACCagaagcggcggcggcgacggctggttCGCCGACAACCTCAACCGCGCCCACCTCGACTACTTctactggctgcttgccggcctctCCGCCGCCGAGCTCGTGCTCTTCGTGTGGCTCGCCAGCTCCTATGCCTACAACAACAACCACAAGAGGATTCAGCACTGA